In the genome of Bubalus kerabau isolate K-KA32 ecotype Philippines breed swamp buffalo chromosome 8, PCC_UOA_SB_1v2, whole genome shotgun sequence, one region contains:
- the THAP5 gene encoding THAP domain-containing protein 5 isoform X4, with amino-acid sequence MPRYCAAICCKNRRGRNNKERKLSFYPFPLHDKERLEKWLKNMKRDSWVPSKYQFLCSDHFTPDSLDIRWGIRYLKQTAIPTIFSLPEDNQVLEEKDPSKKKSQKKKLKSEKEVCLKAKSEESFASNEPKKHPVNTDLLPEHTELLESSALVKPPDPKAESVQNNILTLSLVKQGTRKPESTLETSVNQDMGIGGFHTSFENLSSTTITLTTASSEGIQQPLETQEVIEITTNHLANPHFTNNSVEIKSAQENPFILSTVTQTVEELNTDKESVIAIFVPTENSKPTINSFIPAPKETVEMEDIDIEDSYKDVDYETEVLQIEHSYCRQDLP; translated from the exons gtttCCTCTACATGACAAAGAAAGACTTGAAAAATGGTTAAAGAATATGAAACGAGATTCATGGGTTCCAAGTAAATACCAGTTCCTGTGTAGTGACCATTTTACTCCTGACTCTCTTGACATCAGATGGGGTATTCGCTATTTGAAACAAACTGCAATTCCAACAATATTTTCTTTGCCTGAAGACAATCAGGTATTGGAG gAGAAAGatccttccaaaaaaaaatctcagaagaaaaaattgaaaagtgaGAAAGAAGTATGCCTAAAAGCCAAGTCAGAAGAATCCTTTGCATCAAATGAGCCAAAGAAGCATCCAGTTAATACAGATCTCCTCCCTGAACATACAGAATTACTTGAATCATCTGCCTTGGTAAAACCACCAGATCCAAAAGCAGAAAGTGTGCAAAATAACATATTAACTCTTAGTCTAGTTAAACAAGGTACCAGAAAACCAGAATCTACATTGGAAACATCAGTTAACCAAGACATGGGAATAGGTGGTTTTCACACATCATTTGAGAATCTAAGTTCTACAACTATTACTTTGACAACTGCAAGTTCAGAGGGCATTCAGCAGCCTTTAGAAACCCAAGAAGTGATTGAAATAACTACTAATCATCTTGCTAACCCACACTTTACAAATAATTCTGTGGAAATTAAGTCAGCACAGGAAAATCCATTCATACTCAGCACAGTTACTCAAACAGTTGAAGAATTAAACACAGATAAAGAATCCGTTATTGCCATTTTTGTACCTACAGAAAATTCCAAACCTACAATTAATTCTTTTATACCTGCCCccaaagaaacagtggaaatggaagATATAGACATTGAAGACTCATATAAGGATGTAGACTATGAGACAGAAGTTTTACAGATTGAGCATTCTTACTGCAGACAAGAT
- the THAP5 gene encoding THAP domain-containing protein 5 isoform X5, producing MPRYCAAICCKNRRGRNNKERKLSFYPFPLHDKERLEKWLKNMKRDSWVPSKYQFLCSDHFTPDSLDIRWGIRYLKQTAIPTIFSLPEDNQVLEEKDPSKKKSQKKKLKSEKEVCLKAKSEESFASNEPKKHPVNTDLLPEHTELLESSALVKPPDPKAESVQNNILTLSLVKQGTRKPESTLETSVNQDMGIGGFHTSFENLSSTTITLTTASSEGIQQPLETQEVIEITTNHLANPHFTNNSVEIKSAQENPFILSTVTQTVEELNTDKESVIAIFVPTENSKPTINSFIPAPKETVEMEDIDIEDSYKDVDYETEVLQIEHSYCRQDC from the exons gtttCCTCTACATGACAAAGAAAGACTTGAAAAATGGTTAAAGAATATGAAACGAGATTCATGGGTTCCAAGTAAATACCAGTTCCTGTGTAGTGACCATTTTACTCCTGACTCTCTTGACATCAGATGGGGTATTCGCTATTTGAAACAAACTGCAATTCCAACAATATTTTCTTTGCCTGAAGACAATCAGGTATTGGAG gAGAAAGatccttccaaaaaaaaatctcagaagaaaaaattgaaaagtgaGAAAGAAGTATGCCTAAAAGCCAAGTCAGAAGAATCCTTTGCATCAAATGAGCCAAAGAAGCATCCAGTTAATACAGATCTCCTCCCTGAACATACAGAATTACTTGAATCATCTGCCTTGGTAAAACCACCAGATCCAAAAGCAGAAAGTGTGCAAAATAACATATTAACTCTTAGTCTAGTTAAACAAGGTACCAGAAAACCAGAATCTACATTGGAAACATCAGTTAACCAAGACATGGGAATAGGTGGTTTTCACACATCATTTGAGAATCTAAGTTCTACAACTATTACTTTGACAACTGCAAGTTCAGAGGGCATTCAGCAGCCTTTAGAAACCCAAGAAGTGATTGAAATAACTACTAATCATCTTGCTAACCCACACTTTACAAATAATTCTGTGGAAATTAAGTCAGCACAGGAAAATCCATTCATACTCAGCACAGTTACTCAAACAGTTGAAGAATTAAACACAGATAAAGAATCCGTTATTGCCATTTTTGTACCTACAGAAAATTCCAAACCTACAATTAATTCTTTTATACCTGCCCccaaagaaacagtggaaatggaagATATAGACATTGAAGACTCATATAAGGATGTAGACTATGAGACAGAAGTTTTACAGATTGAGCATTCTTACTGCAGACAAGAT
- the THAP5 gene encoding THAP domain-containing protein 5 isoform X1: protein MPRYCAAICCKNRRGRNNKERKLSFYPFPLHDKERLEKWLKNMKRDSWVPSKYQFLCSDHFTPDSLDIRWGIRYLKQTAIPTIFSLPEDNQVLEEKDPSKKKSQKKKLKSEKEVCLKAKSEESFASNEPKKHPVNTDLLPEHTELLESSALVKPPDPKAESVQNNILTLSLVKQGTRKPESTLETSVNQDMGIGGFHTSFENLSSTTITLTTASSEGIQQPLETQEVIEITTNHLANPHFTNNSVEIKSAQENPFILSTVTQTVEELNTDKESVIAIFVPTENSKPTINSFIPAPKETVEMEDIDIEDSYKDVDYETEVLQIEHSYCRQDVSKEHLWQKVSKLHSKITLLELQEQQTLGRLKSLEALIRQLKQENWLSEENVKIIENHFTTYEVTMI, encoded by the exons gtttCCTCTACATGACAAAGAAAGACTTGAAAAATGGTTAAAGAATATGAAACGAGATTCATGGGTTCCAAGTAAATACCAGTTCCTGTGTAGTGACCATTTTACTCCTGACTCTCTTGACATCAGATGGGGTATTCGCTATTTGAAACAAACTGCAATTCCAACAATATTTTCTTTGCCTGAAGACAATCAGGTATTGGAG gAGAAAGatccttccaaaaaaaaatctcagaagaaaaaattgaaaagtgaGAAAGAAGTATGCCTAAAAGCCAAGTCAGAAGAATCCTTTGCATCAAATGAGCCAAAGAAGCATCCAGTTAATACAGATCTCCTCCCTGAACATACAGAATTACTTGAATCATCTGCCTTGGTAAAACCACCAGATCCAAAAGCAGAAAGTGTGCAAAATAACATATTAACTCTTAGTCTAGTTAAACAAGGTACCAGAAAACCAGAATCTACATTGGAAACATCAGTTAACCAAGACATGGGAATAGGTGGTTTTCACACATCATTTGAGAATCTAAGTTCTACAACTATTACTTTGACAACTGCAAGTTCAGAGGGCATTCAGCAGCCTTTAGAAACCCAAGAAGTGATTGAAATAACTACTAATCATCTTGCTAACCCACACTTTACAAATAATTCTGTGGAAATTAAGTCAGCACAGGAAAATCCATTCATACTCAGCACAGTTACTCAAACAGTTGAAGAATTAAACACAGATAAAGAATCCGTTATTGCCATTTTTGTACCTACAGAAAATTCCAAACCTACAATTAATTCTTTTATACCTGCCCccaaagaaacagtggaaatggaagATATAGACATTGAAGACTCATATAAGGATGTAGACTATGAGACAGAAGTTTTACAGATTGAGCATTCTTACTGCAGACAAGATGTAAGTAAGGAACATCTTTGGCAGAAAGTGTCTAAACTACATTCAAAGATAACTCTCCTTGAGTTACAGGAACAACAAACTCTAGGGAGATTGAAGTCTTTGGAAGCTCTTATAAGGCAGCTAAAACAGGAAAACTGGCTATCTGAAGAAAATGTCAAGATTATAGAAAACCATTTTACAACATATGAAGTTACTATGATATAG
- the THAP5 gene encoding THAP domain-containing protein 5 isoform X2, producing the protein MPRYCAAICCKNRRGRNNKERKLSFYPFPLHDKERLEKWLKNMKRDSWVPSKYQFLCSDHFTPDSLDIRWGIRYLKQTAIPTIFSLPEDNQEKDPSKKKSQKKKLKSEKEVCLKAKSEESFASNEPKKHPVNTDLLPEHTELLESSALVKPPDPKAESVQNNILTLSLVKQGTRKPESTLETSVNQDMGIGGFHTSFENLSSTTITLTTASSEGIQQPLETQEVIEITTNHLANPHFTNNSVEIKSAQENPFILSTVTQTVEELNTDKESVIAIFVPTENSKPTINSFIPAPKETVEMEDIDIEDSYKDVDYETEVLQIEHSYCRQDVSKEHLWQKVSKLHSKITLLELQEQQTLGRLKSLEALIRQLKQENWLSEENVKIIENHFTTYEVTMI; encoded by the exons gtttCCTCTACATGACAAAGAAAGACTTGAAAAATGGTTAAAGAATATGAAACGAGATTCATGGGTTCCAAGTAAATACCAGTTCCTGTGTAGTGACCATTTTACTCCTGACTCTCTTGACATCAGATGGGGTATTCGCTATTTGAAACAAACTGCAATTCCAACAATATTTTCTTTGCCTGAAGACAATCAG gAGAAAGatccttccaaaaaaaaatctcagaagaaaaaattgaaaagtgaGAAAGAAGTATGCCTAAAAGCCAAGTCAGAAGAATCCTTTGCATCAAATGAGCCAAAGAAGCATCCAGTTAATACAGATCTCCTCCCTGAACATACAGAATTACTTGAATCATCTGCCTTGGTAAAACCACCAGATCCAAAAGCAGAAAGTGTGCAAAATAACATATTAACTCTTAGTCTAGTTAAACAAGGTACCAGAAAACCAGAATCTACATTGGAAACATCAGTTAACCAAGACATGGGAATAGGTGGTTTTCACACATCATTTGAGAATCTAAGTTCTACAACTATTACTTTGACAACTGCAAGTTCAGAGGGCATTCAGCAGCCTTTAGAAACCCAAGAAGTGATTGAAATAACTACTAATCATCTTGCTAACCCACACTTTACAAATAATTCTGTGGAAATTAAGTCAGCACAGGAAAATCCATTCATACTCAGCACAGTTACTCAAACAGTTGAAGAATTAAACACAGATAAAGAATCCGTTATTGCCATTTTTGTACCTACAGAAAATTCCAAACCTACAATTAATTCTTTTATACCTGCCCccaaagaaacagtggaaatggaagATATAGACATTGAAGACTCATATAAGGATGTAGACTATGAGACAGAAGTTTTACAGATTGAGCATTCTTACTGCAGACAAGATGTAAGTAAGGAACATCTTTGGCAGAAAGTGTCTAAACTACATTCAAAGATAACTCTCCTTGAGTTACAGGAACAACAAACTCTAGGGAGATTGAAGTCTTTGGAAGCTCTTATAAGGCAGCTAAAACAGGAAAACTGGCTATCTGAAGAAAATGTCAAGATTATAGAAAACCATTTTACAACATATGAAGTTACTATGATATAG
- the THAP5 gene encoding THAP domain-containing protein 5 isoform X3, which translates to MKRDSWVPSKYQFLCSDHFTPDSLDIRWGIRYLKQTAIPTIFSLPEDNQVLEEKDPSKKKSQKKKLKSEKEVCLKAKSEESFASNEPKKHPVNTDLLPEHTELLESSALVKPPDPKAESVQNNILTLSLVKQGTRKPESTLETSVNQDMGIGGFHTSFENLSSTTITLTTASSEGIQQPLETQEVIEITTNHLANPHFTNNSVEIKSAQENPFILSTVTQTVEELNTDKESVIAIFVPTENSKPTINSFIPAPKETVEMEDIDIEDSYKDVDYETEVLQIEHSYCRQDVSKEHLWQKVSKLHSKITLLELQEQQTLGRLKSLEALIRQLKQENWLSEENVKIIENHFTTYEVTMI; encoded by the exons ATGAAACGAGATTCATGGGTTCCAAGTAAATACCAGTTCCTGTGTAGTGACCATTTTACTCCTGACTCTCTTGACATCAGATGGGGTATTCGCTATTTGAAACAAACTGCAATTCCAACAATATTTTCTTTGCCTGAAGACAATCAGGTATTGGAG gAGAAAGatccttccaaaaaaaaatctcagaagaaaaaattgaaaagtgaGAAAGAAGTATGCCTAAAAGCCAAGTCAGAAGAATCCTTTGCATCAAATGAGCCAAAGAAGCATCCAGTTAATACAGATCTCCTCCCTGAACATACAGAATTACTTGAATCATCTGCCTTGGTAAAACCACCAGATCCAAAAGCAGAAAGTGTGCAAAATAACATATTAACTCTTAGTCTAGTTAAACAAGGTACCAGAAAACCAGAATCTACATTGGAAACATCAGTTAACCAAGACATGGGAATAGGTGGTTTTCACACATCATTTGAGAATCTAAGTTCTACAACTATTACTTTGACAACTGCAAGTTCAGAGGGCATTCAGCAGCCTTTAGAAACCCAAGAAGTGATTGAAATAACTACTAATCATCTTGCTAACCCACACTTTACAAATAATTCTGTGGAAATTAAGTCAGCACAGGAAAATCCATTCATACTCAGCACAGTTACTCAAACAGTTGAAGAATTAAACACAGATAAAGAATCCGTTATTGCCATTTTTGTACCTACAGAAAATTCCAAACCTACAATTAATTCTTTTATACCTGCCCccaaagaaacagtggaaatggaagATATAGACATTGAAGACTCATATAAGGATGTAGACTATGAGACAGAAGTTTTACAGATTGAGCATTCTTACTGCAGACAAGATGTAAGTAAGGAACATCTTTGGCAGAAAGTGTCTAAACTACATTCAAAGATAACTCTCCTTGAGTTACAGGAACAACAAACTCTAGGGAGATTGAAGTCTTTGGAAGCTCTTATAAGGCAGCTAAAACAGGAAAACTGGCTATCTGAAGAAAATGTCAAGATTATAGAAAACCATTTTACAACATATGAAGTTACTATGATATAG